In Alkalihalobacterium alkalinitrilicum, a genomic segment contains:
- a CDS encoding recombinase family protein, which produces MSTTKVFGYIRVSSKDQNETRQQQKMLNKGIDERDIFMDKASGINFDRIQYQALRERIRQGDLIYIDALDRLGRNYDDVIKEWKYITRTLKADIIILENETLFDSRKFRDMGDMGKLMEDQFLSLLAYVADQERKKIRQRQAEGIAAAKAQGKQLGRPAVTLTSLNNDQAKILQNNFILWKEKKITGVQFMNLLGLKKNTFYKIMKEYDKATKT; this is translated from the coding sequence ATGTCCACAACAAAGGTATTTGGATACATACGTGTTTCTAGTAAAGACCAGAATGAAACTAGGCAACAGCAAAAAATGTTGAATAAAGGTATCGATGAGCGTGATATTTTTATGGATAAGGCTAGTGGCATAAATTTTGATCGTATTCAATACCAAGCATTACGAGAACGCATTCGGCAAGGAGACTTAATCTATATTGATGCTTTAGATCGGCTGGGGCGTAATTATGATGATGTAATAAAAGAATGGAAGTACATTACCCGTACATTAAAAGCTGACATTATTATTCTCGAAAATGAAACGTTGTTTGATAGTCGTAAGTTTAGAGATATGGGCGACATGGGGAAGTTGATGGAGGACCAATTTTTATCTCTATTAGCTTACGTAGCCGATCAAGAACGAAAGAAAATACGTCAACGTCAAGCTGAAGGAATTGCTGCTGCAAAAGCTCAAGGAAAACAATTAGGTCGCCCTGCTGTTACTTTAACCAGTTTAAATAATGACCAAGCTAAGATACTGCAAAATAACTTTATACTATGGAAAGAGAAGAAAATTACTGGAGTTCAGTTTATGAATTTATTGGGGCTAAAGAAGAATACATTTTATAAAATTATGAAGGAATATGACAAAGCAACCAAGACTTGA
- a CDS encoding EAL domain-containing protein: MSTITNTKDILERVSDAFYSLNNELKFEYINNVTEKLLQIKRENAIGQYIFDVLPHSDLNKFVSRYKRALSEQVPVEFEEFFNNRWYEIRAFPSKEGLSVLFRDITEQRKEIQTINFLANYDVITEIPNRFYFNKYLQRKLQSQSIGGSFAVLFIDINNFRNVNDTYGHGVGDLVLKQVSRQIEKKINPFGFIARYSGDEFLLTLENLDDNEISSVIERIIESFSSPFRINGFDIKISICVGVSQFPKDGQSEELLIKHSENAMYQAKKEGRNKYKFYAFDENEGRVDALKLERELHKAIENNQLLLHYQPKINLNTGKIVGVEALLRWDHPEWGMVSPGTFIPIAEETGLILPIGEWALNAACKQNKTWQQQGFSTVVSVNFSAIQFNQTNIIDTLESILQKTGLEPHFLEIEITESMTVDIDRTILMLQQLKKIGVRVSIDDFGTGFSSLSYLKNFPIDTLKIGQSFVKELRNNPNDETIVKTIISMAHNLNLIVVAEGIETKEQLVFLQQHLCDEGQGFFLSKPLTASQLQEKRFDIEKIVEEHGIPKDINQQLLLKELLESAQRELHDTIRLQQGMIFKYKKINERFIHTQCDGELLYRLGMIPSQVIGKELDDFLPYRTALDKTTYYKMAWEGEEFVTYEEELNGINYLATLRPIKKAGEVVQVIGSCIDITKRKKAEKALQESEAKYRLISENMTDIIMLLDINGTIQYAAPSLGKVMGNPLKSYIGESSFDLIHPDDKKRVMMGFEKVLNTMNPLRMEARFVIVDGKSLLFEGLGTPVLGENGDPEHFIVVARDITEKRDMEEQLAKSEKLSVVGQLAAGVAHEIRNPLTSIKGFIQLLEEGIMKKKFFEVISKEFKQVEEILEEFINLAKPKEIHLKKVNIKTILKEVETLLKPEANLKNVEIFQEYKQNLPQIMCDTNQIKQVFINIIKNSIEAIPENGFVEIQGSIEGKNVLIEIIDNGIGLSEERVQKLGEPFYSNKEKGTGLGLMICFRIVREHNGSIKVKSKENEGTTVEIRLPIKTCQ, from the coding sequence TTGAGTACTATAACTAATACTAAGGATATTTTGGAGCGAGTATCCGATGCATTTTATTCGTTAAATAATGAATTAAAATTTGAATATATAAATAATGTTACAGAAAAACTTTTACAAATTAAACGAGAAAATGCTATTGGCCAATATATTTTTGATGTATTACCACACAGTGACTTGAATAAATTTGTATCACGATATAAAAGGGCATTGTCGGAACAAGTACCTGTAGAATTTGAAGAGTTTTTTAATAATAGATGGTATGAAATAAGGGCATTTCCTTCTAAGGAAGGCTTGTCTGTACTTTTTAGAGATATTACAGAACAAAGGAAAGAGATTCAAACCATTAATTTTCTAGCTAATTACGATGTTATAACAGAAATACCGAATCGTTTTTACTTTAATAAATACTTACAACGCAAGTTACAATCACAATCTATTGGTGGTTCATTTGCTGTTTTATTTATAGATATTAATAATTTTAGAAATGTTAATGATACATATGGTCATGGAGTAGGTGATTTGGTATTAAAACAAGTTTCAAGACAAATCGAGAAAAAAATAAATCCGTTTGGTTTCATAGCTCGATACTCTGGAGATGAATTTCTTCTAACGCTGGAAAACCTTGATGATAATGAAATTTCATCTGTGATTGAACGAATAATTGAATCATTTTCAAGTCCATTTCGTATAAATGGGTTTGACATAAAAATTTCAATCTGTGTTGGAGTTAGCCAGTTTCCTAAGGATGGACAAAGTGAAGAATTATTAATAAAACATTCAGAAAATGCAATGTATCAGGCAAAAAAAGAGGGTAGAAATAAATATAAGTTCTACGCCTTTGATGAGAATGAAGGAAGAGTAGACGCTTTAAAATTAGAGAGAGAGCTCCACAAGGCGATAGAAAATAATCAGTTATTACTTCACTATCAACCTAAAATCAATTTAAATACGGGGAAAATTGTGGGTGTTGAGGCATTACTTCGTTGGGACCATCCAGAATGGGGAATGGTATCGCCAGGAACATTTATACCTATTGCTGAAGAGACAGGATTAATTTTACCCATTGGAGAATGGGCTTTGAATGCTGCCTGTAAACAAAATAAAACTTGGCAGCAACAAGGTTTTTCAACAGTTGTTTCCGTTAATTTTTCAGCTATTCAATTTAATCAGACTAATATAATTGATACTCTTGAATCCATTCTTCAAAAAACAGGATTAGAACCACACTTTTTAGAAATTGAGATTACTGAAAGTATGACAGTTGATATTGACCGTACAATTTTAATGTTACAACAGCTTAAAAAGATTGGAGTCCGTGTTAGTATCGATGATTTTGGTACAGGTTTCAGTTCATTAAGCTACTTAAAAAATTTTCCTATTGATACCTTAAAAATCGGCCAGTCTTTTGTTAAAGAACTTCGAAACAATCCAAATGATGAAACCATAGTTAAAACCATTATCTCAATGGCTCATAATTTAAATTTGATTGTAGTGGCAGAAGGAATAGAAACAAAGGAACAACTGGTTTTTCTACAACAACATTTATGTGATGAAGGACAAGGATTTTTTTTAAGTAAGCCCTTAACAGCATCCCAATTACAAGAAAAACGGTTTGATATCGAAAAAATAGTTGAAGAACATGGAATCCCTAAAGATATAAACCAACAATTGTTATTGAAAGAATTATTGGAATCAGCTCAAAGAGAGTTACACGATACGATTCGTTTGCAGCAAGGGATGATCTTTAAGTATAAGAAAATTAATGAACGATTTATCCATACACAATGTGACGGGGAATTATTATACCGTCTTGGAATGATTCCTTCTCAAGTGATAGGAAAAGAATTAGATGATTTTCTACCTTATAGAACTGCCCTCGATAAAACTACCTACTATAAGATGGCATGGGAAGGAGAGGAATTTGTTACTTATGAGGAAGAGCTAAATGGAATTAATTATCTTGCAACTTTACGTCCTATAAAAAAAGCGGGAGAAGTAGTACAAGTCATAGGTTCATGTATAGATATAACGAAACGCAAAAAAGCGGAGAAAGCTTTACAAGAAAGCGAAGCTAAATATCGACTGATTTCTGAAAACATGACGGACATAATAATGTTATTGGATATAAATGGAACGATACAGTATGCAGCACCTTCCCTTGGTAAAGTAATGGGTAACCCATTAAAATCATATATAGGGGAAAGTTCGTTTGATTTAATACATCCTGATGACAAGAAAAGAGTTATGATGGGATTTGAAAAAGTACTAAATACAATGAATCCATTAAGGATGGAAGCTCGTTTTGTGATCGTTGATGGGAAATCGTTATTATTTGAAGGACTAGGTACTCCAGTCCTTGGAGAAAATGGTGATCCAGAACATTTTATAGTAGTGGCGAGAGACATTACTGAAAAAAGGGACATGGAAGAACAGCTCGCAAAATCAGAGAAATTATCAGTTGTGGGTCAACTTGCTGCAGGTGTTGCACATGAAATTAGAAACCCTTTAACTTCAATAAAGGGATTCATTCAACTTTTAGAGGAAGGAATCATGAAGAAAAAATTTTTCGAAGTAATTTCCAAAGAATTTAAACAAGTTGAGGAAATTCTCGAAGAATTTATTAATCTTGCCAAACCAAAAGAAATTCATTTAAAAAAGGTTAATATTAAAACTATACTTAAAGAAGTTGAGACATTATTAAAACCAGAAGCAAATTTGAAAAACGTAGAAATTTTCCAAGAGTATAAACAAAATCTTCCTCAGATTATGTGTGATACAAACCAAATAAAACAAGTTTTCATTAATATAATTAAAAATAGCATTGAAGCAATTCCTGAAAATGGGTTTGTAGAAATCCAAGGCAGTATAGAAGGAAAAAATGTCCTAATAGAAATAATCGATAATGGTATTGGGCTAAGTGAGGAGCGAGTTCAGAAATTAGGTGAGCCGTTCTATAGTAATAAAGAAAAAGGTACTGGTTTAGGTTTAATGATATGTTTTAGAATTGTTCGGGAACATAATGGGTCAATAAAAGTAAAAAGTAAAGAAAATGAAGGTACTACGGTTGAAATTAGGTTACCAATAAAAACTTGTCAATAG
- a CDS encoding PocR ligand-binding domain-containing protein yields MNKTLGDFVNIQKLQEIQDQFAEATGVAVIITDANGVPITKASNFTNFCTYIRTSKEGLHRCILSDERVGKMAADSNRPVIHRCHSGLIDFAAPIILRNQYLGSVLCGQVLMEEEEIVGYSDMKMELEELELDQETMINHFKKLEYKSKSRVQAIAQLLFVTANYIVKIGDAYLTKKELSIKSEKLIKELQLRANLEKMLKETQLKALQSQINPHFLFNTLNTISRIAYLENADRTQDVTYLLGKILRYSLRNIDQLVLLKEEIEHVQNYLSIQHTRYRDMIQIDINVDKQLETINLPIFTLQPIIENCIVHGFEPLGQPIQISLHTYSEGQNIFIDITDDGVGIEECQFASSGLPIPKGKGHTTGIGLNNVDKRIKHYFGEEWGIKVLKRRNNECGTLVQIILPNPFL; encoded by the coding sequence ATGAATAAGACCTTAGGAGATTTTGTAAATATCCAAAAGTTACAGGAAATACAAGACCAGTTTGCTGAAGCAACTGGTGTAGCTGTTATCATTACTGATGCTAATGGTGTCCCTATAACAAAAGCTAGTAACTTTACTAATTTTTGTACGTATATTCGCACGAGCAAGGAGGGATTGCACCGATGTATCCTTTCAGATGAACGAGTGGGGAAGATGGCTGCTGATAGTAACCGTCCCGTTATCCACCGTTGTCACTCGGGTTTAATTGATTTTGCTGCTCCTATAATTTTACGTAATCAGTATTTAGGATCTGTACTTTGTGGACAAGTATTAATGGAGGAAGAAGAAATAGTCGGGTATTCTGATATGAAAATGGAACTAGAGGAGTTGGAATTAGATCAAGAGACGATGATAAATCACTTCAAAAAGTTAGAATATAAAAGTAAGAGTCGCGTACAAGCGATCGCCCAACTTCTTTTTGTTACGGCGAATTATATTGTGAAAATAGGGGATGCATATCTTACAAAAAAAGAGTTGTCAATTAAAAGCGAAAAGCTGATTAAAGAGTTACAGTTACGAGCAAATTTAGAAAAAATGTTAAAGGAAACACAGCTTAAAGCGCTACAGTCTCAAATAAATCCCCATTTTTTGTTTAATACGCTAAATACAATTTCACGGATCGCTTATCTAGAAAATGCAGACCGAACACAAGATGTTACATATTTACTTGGAAAGATACTTAGATATAGTTTACGTAATATTGACCAACTCGTTTTGTTAAAAGAAGAAATTGAACATGTTCAAAATTACTTGAGTATACAGCATACTCGTTATCGGGATATGATCCAAATAGATATAAATGTTGATAAACAATTAGAGACTATAAATCTACCAATCTTTACATTGCAGCCAATTATAGAAAATTGCATTGTTCATGGATTTGAACCTCTTGGACAACCGATACAAATCTCTCTTCATACTTATTCTGAAGGTCAAAACATCTTTATTGATATTACTGATGATGGTGTAGGAATAGAGGAATGTCAATTTGCTAGTTCTGGTTTACCTATACCAAAGGGTAAAGGACATACAACAGGAATAGGGTTAAACAATGTCGATAAACGGATCAAACATTATTTTGGTGAGGAATGGGGAATTAAAGTATTAAAAAGAAGAAACAATGAATGTGGAACACTAGTGCAAATTATACTACCAAACCCCTTTTTATAA
- a CDS encoding manganese efflux pump, giving the protein MLSIVLSFDSFSIGLIYGLRQIKFPPYIIGTLIAITGITLLISGFAGHLLKEMFLSERQSSIAGGLLIVSLGIIRLFSIFKERNKEHTLKYKIETISLKEGILISVFISLDAFVAGIGAVIFGYPILLIVIFISSMGGLLIIVGQRIGLVISKAISIRGLDYIPPVLIILLGLFYTF; this is encoded by the coding sequence ATGCTTAGTATCGTACTTTCATTTGACAGTTTTTCAATTGGACTTATATATGGGTTAAGACAAATTAAATTTCCACCATATATCATCGGCACTTTAATAGCTATAACAGGTATAACATTACTTATATCAGGTTTTGCTGGGCATCTATTAAAAGAAATGTTTCTTTCAGAACGACAGTCATCTATAGCAGGTGGTCTTTTGATAGTATCATTAGGAATTATTAGACTGTTTTCTATTTTTAAAGAACGGAATAAGGAACATACACTAAAATATAAAATAGAAACGATTTCTTTGAAGGAAGGAATCCTGATCTCGGTATTTATATCACTCGATGCCTTCGTTGCAGGAATAGGAGCCGTGATCTTCGGTTATCCGATACTTTTGATAGTTATATTTATTTCTTCTATGGGCGGTTTACTTATTATTGTAGGGCAACGAATAGGGCTTGTAATTTCAAAGGCTATTTCAATAAGAGGATTAGATTATATACCTCCAGTTTTAATTATTTTGTTAGGATTATTTTATACATTTTAA
- a CDS encoding IS4 family transposase, producing MSNKSIGREMLICQCLSLLPLEDFECPLLDYGKYKLSTKSLLKIFVAAQLDQWSSYAHMEEKLAAYPKLQKEIGVSEISGSQLSRRINDLPTELVQKLFIKVVQKLNQLTQSNQGLPDGIGLLSIVDSTEIRLPEQLCDWAFISKGHNAVKMHTRLKVVSPDIAFPDKIVPSTGTVSDFESSDILIEELDTTHVMDRGYPSKHNLMDWQEKGISFVVRITKALRLYTLEDYKPSHPSVIQDAKVLYGISKIPVRYIEFVDEKERTYRILTTRFDLTAQQVMDIYRYRWVIELFFKWIKQHLKLTKIWSTKPQGIWNQMFLALIAYGLSLIVKLEADSKKTPWEFFRILQTYLYKTVSSFKKALRLKKKRKSRGRQKVPIPIEKKTPSFGNVALVKDKPKKSKRKNERKLGNY from the coding sequence ATGAGTAATAAAAGTATAGGCCGAGAAATGCTCATTTGTCAATGCTTATCCCTTCTTCCGTTAGAGGATTTTGAATGTCCTTTACTAGATTACGGGAAGTATAAGCTTTCTACAAAATCGCTATTAAAAATTTTTGTAGCTGCACAGTTAGATCAATGGAGTTCATATGCTCACATGGAAGAAAAACTAGCTGCATATCCGAAGCTACAAAAAGAGATTGGTGTTTCTGAAATCAGTGGCTCTCAGCTTAGCCGACGGATCAATGACCTTCCAACAGAATTAGTTCAGAAACTTTTTATTAAAGTGGTTCAGAAGCTCAACCAGCTAACCCAATCGAATCAAGGATTACCAGACGGAATTGGACTTTTAAGTATCGTTGATTCTACGGAAATTAGATTGCCAGAACAATTATGTGACTGGGCATTTATTTCAAAAGGTCATAATGCCGTCAAAATGCATACAAGATTAAAAGTTGTTTCACCAGACATCGCATTTCCAGATAAAATCGTTCCCTCAACAGGAACCGTAAGTGATTTTGAAAGCTCAGATATCTTAATAGAGGAATTAGATACCACTCACGTAATGGACCGGGGCTATCCTTCAAAGCACAATTTAATGGATTGGCAAGAGAAAGGAATATCATTCGTAGTTCGGATCACTAAGGCTCTTCGTTTATATACATTAGAAGATTATAAACCATCTCACCCATCGGTCATTCAGGATGCCAAAGTATTATACGGTATATCTAAAATACCAGTAAGGTATATTGAGTTTGTGGATGAAAAAGAAAGAACCTATCGAATCCTAACCACCAGATTTGATCTTACCGCCCAACAAGTAATGGACATTTATCGATATCGTTGGGTCATTGAATTATTTTTCAAATGGATTAAGCAGCATCTTAAATTAACAAAGATTTGGAGTACGAAGCCGCAGGGTATCTGGAATCAGATGTTTTTAGCTCTTATAGCATATGGACTTTCACTCATTGTGAAGCTAGAGGCTGATTCTAAAAAGACGCCATGGGAATTCTTTCGGATACTACAAACCTACCTTTATAAAACGGTCAGTTCGTTTAAAAAGGCATTACGATTAAAAAAGAAGCGAAAATCGAGAGGGAGACAGAAAGTCCCTATTCCAATTGAGAAGAAAACACCGTCGTTTGGAAACGTTGCTTTGGTGAAAGATAAACCCAAGAAAAGTAAAAGAAAAAATGAGAGAAAACTAGGTAATTATTAA
- a CDS encoding LapA family protein: protein MEISFCTTVWTVDALSSATSDIRYLVLFLIVSFIVSFIICWFWSIWGHDLLRNRINYVRDQRKIAHLSSSTSVWEEFFIKINDENESKQKKEGKKAVYIVHKIDKPNEFLVGSMAKASRPLEVDKGLVLEGTEEWKGYLKENPYKINKVYIDTKSGMVVKEIDLKFFEEDTTPEESD, encoded by the coding sequence ATGGAAATATCTTTCTGTACAACAGTATGGACAGTGGATGCTTTAAGTAGTGCTACTTCTGATATTAGATATTTAGTATTATTTTTGATAGTGAGTTTTATAGTGAGCTTTATTATTTGTTGGTTTTGGAGTATATGGGGACATGATTTATTAAGGAATAGAATAAATTATGTACGTGATCAAAGAAAGATTGCTCATTTATCTTCAAGTACGTCTGTGTGGGAGGAGTTTTTCATTAAGATTAATGATGAGAATGAGAGTAAACAAAAAAAAGAGGGTAAAAAGGCAGTATATATTGTACACAAAATAGATAAACCTAATGAGTTTTTAGTAGGTTCTATGGCTAAAGCTTCAAGACCACTCGAGGTAGATAAAGGATTAGTATTAGAAGGGACTGAAGAATGGAAAGGTTATTTGAAAGAAAACCCATATAAAATAAATAAAGTTTATATCGACACTAAATCAGGAATGGTAGTTAAAGAAATAGATTTAAAATTTTTTGAAGAAGACACCACTCCTGAAGAAAGTGATTAA
- the istB gene encoding IS21-like element helper ATPase IstB, with protein sequence MMNQETLRKLVEMKMGAMAELYQQQKQNNDYRDMDFDDRFNLLVDYEYDRRKSNRLERLIKQATLSEPTAAIEDIEYHPDRNLDKNQILELATGNYLQNHHNIILMGASGNGKTWISNAFGVHACRQFYKVKYIRLPELLDELAVAKYEADGSFRKLIQKYKKIDLLILDEWLLTELSEENILHVLEIIEARLKRASTIFCSQFSPEGWHSKLGQAQIADAILDRIVHDSYKILVDGEVSMRERHGLRVSK encoded by the coding sequence ATAATGAACCAAGAAACTTTACGTAAACTAGTAGAAATGAAAATGGGTGCGATGGCGGAATTATATCAGCAGCAAAAGCAGAATAACGATTATAGGGACATGGATTTTGATGATAGGTTCAATCTCCTGGTAGATTATGAATATGATAGACGTAAATCGAATCGACTTGAACGACTAATTAAACAGGCTACACTCAGCGAACCAACAGCAGCTATTGAAGATATCGAATATCATCCGGATCGTAATTTGGATAAGAATCAAATATTAGAGTTAGCAACTGGGAATTACCTTCAAAATCACCATAACATCATTTTAATGGGCGCCTCTGGGAACGGAAAGACATGGATATCCAATGCCTTTGGGGTACATGCATGTCGCCAATTTTATAAAGTGAAATATATAAGGTTACCAGAATTACTAGATGAATTAGCTGTAGCAAAGTATGAAGCAGATGGCAGCTTCCGTAAGTTAATTCAGAAATACAAAAAGATTGATTTATTAATCCTGGATGAGTGGCTACTAACAGAGCTTTCAGAGGAAAATATACTGCATGTGTTGGAGATTATTGAAGCAAGGCTCAAAAGAGCCTCTACTATTTTCTGTTCCCAATTCTCACCTGAGGGATGGCATTCAAAACTAGGACAGGCACAAATAGCAGATGCGATTCTTGACAGAATCGTTCATGATTCATATAAGATTCTAGTTGATGGTGAAGTTTCGATGAGGGAACGTCATGGATTGAGGGTATCAAAATGA
- a CDS encoding transposase — protein sequence MQIDTIRTRIIKVASKLVKSGRSLYFKLASSFVYQEFFWKVLQRVQKLKFN from the coding sequence ATGCAAATCGATACCATACGTACACGAATTATTAAAGTTGCCAGTAAATTAGTAAAGTCAGGACGTTCCCTTTACTTTAAACTAGCCTCAAGTTTCGTGTATCAGGAATTCTTTTGGAAAGTACTTCAGCGAGTTCAAAAATTGAAATTCAATTAA
- the istA gene encoding IS21 family transposase, translating into MVNYRKILELYLEEVSQRTISSSTGHSRDTVSDVVQRAKKLGVESLNDTMTNPWLEAFLFPEKQAVEKGYFPIDWERVHKELQKKNVTLSLLHHEYSTEAREGGKIPYAYRTFCENYGKYAKKYKLTMPIRRKPGEVMEVDWAGTTLKINDRSTGETIPAYVFIATLPYSQFSYVEAFLDMKSANWLIAHIHALEYFDGVPETMVPDNLKTGVTKAHREEPLLNEAYREMADYYRTVIVPSRVRRPKDKASVEGTVGYISRQIIAPLRNYQCFHLQDLNQKIFEKLEEINTTEFQKRPGSRKKVFEEEEKSYLQQLPQTRYKLAEWKTAKVQLNYHIQVDRMYYSVPYDYVRENVDVRLTTDLIEVYFKEVRIASHKRQHGEIGQLETNPDHMPDNHRLYLDHNPENNRKWAETIGPSMTQFVSHILEMNVEKKALNSLSTLRNIAKKYPNEEIEKATETLLEISTNPTVSVFKSVVERNKKKKQTKKTDINRPRTTSDDYGFVRGAKYFGRDTK; encoded by the coding sequence ATGGTTAATTACCGTAAGATTCTGGAACTTTATCTTGAAGAAGTTAGTCAAAGAACGATTAGTTCTAGCACTGGGCACTCAAGGGATACAGTTTCAGATGTTGTTCAACGTGCCAAAAAACTTGGTGTAGAAAGCTTGAATGACACCATGACCAATCCATGGCTAGAAGCGTTTCTCTTCCCAGAGAAACAGGCTGTTGAGAAAGGGTACTTCCCAATTGATTGGGAAAGAGTGCATAAGGAACTACAAAAGAAGAATGTAACCCTGTCCCTGTTACATCACGAGTATTCCACAGAGGCACGGGAAGGCGGCAAGATTCCCTATGCCTATCGTACATTTTGTGAAAACTATGGGAAATATGCGAAAAAGTATAAGTTAACTATGCCTATTCGTAGAAAGCCAGGTGAAGTCATGGAAGTAGATTGGGCTGGGACGACACTAAAGATAAATGATCGTTCTACAGGCGAAACGATTCCAGCGTATGTTTTTATTGCGACCTTACCTTATAGCCAGTTCAGTTATGTTGAAGCTTTTTTAGATATGAAATCAGCTAATTGGCTTATCGCTCATATTCATGCATTGGAGTATTTTGATGGAGTTCCTGAAACAATGGTTCCTGATAATTTGAAAACAGGGGTTACGAAAGCACATCGGGAAGAGCCTCTTCTAAATGAAGCCTATCGTGAAATGGCAGATTACTACCGTACTGTCATTGTTCCAAGCCGTGTTCGAAGGCCAAAAGATAAAGCGAGTGTCGAAGGCACTGTTGGATATATTTCCAGACAGATTATCGCTCCACTAAGAAACTATCAGTGTTTTCATCTTCAAGATTTAAACCAGAAAATCTTTGAAAAATTAGAAGAAATCAATACCACTGAATTTCAAAAGCGACCAGGTTCGCGTAAAAAGGTGTTTGAGGAAGAAGAGAAATCCTACCTTCAACAGCTTCCTCAAACAAGGTATAAACTTGCGGAATGGAAAACAGCAAAAGTTCAACTGAACTACCACATCCAAGTTGATCGAATGTATTATTCCGTTCCATATGATTATGTCCGAGAGAATGTCGATGTTCGACTGACTACGGATTTAATTGAAGTTTACTTCAAAGAAGTACGGATTGCATCCCATAAACGACAACATGGTGAAATTGGCCAGTTAGAGACCAATCCAGATCACATGCCTGACAATCACCGATTATATTTAGATCATAATCCAGAAAATAACCGGAAGTGGGCAGAAACAATTGGACCATCTATGACTCAATTTGTCTCTCATATCTTAGAAATGAATGTAGAGAAAAAAGCATTAAATAGCCTTAGCACACTGAGGAATATAGCTAAGAAATACCCAAATGAAGAAATAGAGAAAGCAACAGAAACCTTACTTGAAATTTCAACAAACCCAACGGTTTCTGTCTTTAAAAGTGTAGTAGAAAGAAATAAGAAGAAAAAACAAACTAAAAAAACGGATATTAACAGACCTCGCACTACATCTGACGACTATGGATTTGTCCGTGGAGCTAAATACTTTGGGAGGGATACAAAATAA
- a CDS encoding IS1380 family transposase, whose product MATLPQLTLDFNRKIKLSNDGGELSSDTGEFLCREFDEKIGFSKTLAEHLNLKDNRRYYIHSNENLIRQKIYQIIAGYTDDDAADQLTKDPVFTQIIGTDALASQPSLSRFFRRFDSQSIEELNRANQELIDKVHQFRESKVLIIDLDSTHSDTYGDQEAAAFNTHYGTVGFHPLVAFDGVTGDFLKAKLRPGNVYTSNGVVDFIQPLIDHYNEKFPETTPFLRGD is encoded by the coding sequence ATGGCTACTTTACCGCAATTAACACTTGATTTCAATCGTAAAATTAAATTATCTAATGACGGAGGAGAACTCTCGTCTGATACTGGTGAGTTCCTCTGTAGGGAATTTGATGAAAAGATTGGTTTCTCTAAAACATTGGCTGAACATTTAAACCTGAAAGACAATAGACGTTACTATATTCATTCGAATGAAAACTTAATTCGTCAAAAGATTTATCAAATCATTGCTGGTTATACCGACGATGATGCAGCTGATCAATTGACGAAAGACCCTGTATTTACTCAAATTATTGGTACAGATGCGTTAGCTTCTCAGCCGAGCTTATCTCGTTTCTTTAGACGGTTTGATAGCCAATCTATTGAAGAATTGAATCGAGCCAACCAAGAGCTTATTGACAAAGTGCATCAATTTAGAGAGTCAAAGGTACTTATTATTGATTTAGATTCTACGCATTCCGATACCTACGGAGACCAAGAAGCTGCGGCTTTCAATACTCATTATGGTACCGTTGGTTTTCATCCATTAGTTGCCTTTGACGGAGTAACAGGTGATTTCCTTAAAGCAAAGCTACGACCTGGAAACGTGTATACTTCAAATGGTGTCGTCGATTTTATTCAACCACTCATTGATCATTACAACGAAAAGTTCCCAGAGACAACACCTTTTCTTCGTGGTGATAG